In Comamonas sp. lk, the following proteins share a genomic window:
- the lptE gene encoding LPS assembly lipoprotein LptE, whose product MQKRTLLAAMALSPLLGACGFRLRGVPNFVFSSIYIQAGRGAPVGRDLMRNLESSSDKLTVLKDPASPDQAEVICQIINELQERVIVGSNVAGQVREVQLRLIVTFSLRTPGGDELIPPTQIRQQRDVTYNETNAASKAAEEVMLNNDMRKDIVQQLIRRLSAVKSLNPS is encoded by the coding sequence ATGCAAAAACGTACGCTGCTGGCCGCCATGGCCTTGTCTCCCCTGCTGGGAGCTTGCGGCTTTCGCCTGCGGGGTGTGCCCAATTTCGTGTTCAGCTCGATCTATATCCAGGCTGGGCGCGGCGCGCCCGTGGGCCGCGATCTGATGCGCAATCTGGAGTCGTCCAGCGACAAGCTCACCGTGCTCAAGGATCCGGCTTCGCCCGACCAGGCCGAGGTGATCTGCCAGATCATCAACGAGCTGCAGGAGCGGGTGATCGTGGGCTCGAACGTGGCCGGCCAGGTGCGTGAAGTGCAGCTGCGCCTGATCGTCACCTTCTCGCTGCGCACGCCAGGCGGCGACGAGCTGATCCCGCCCACCCAGATTCGCCAGCAGCGCGACGTGACCTATAACGAGACCAATGCCGCCTCCAAGGCGGCGGAAGAGGTGATGCTGAACAACGATATGCGCAAGGACATCGTGCAGCAGCTGATTCGCCGTCTCTCGGCCGTCAAAAGCCTGAATCCATCCTGA
- the leuS gene encoding leucine--tRNA ligase — translation MQEKYNHIEVERAAQGHWTANDAYRVTEDNSKPKYYACSMLPYPSGKLHMGHVRNYTINDMLARQLRMKGFNVLMPMGWDAFGLPAENAALKNKVPPAQWTYDNIAYMKKQMQAMGLAIDWSREVATCDPEYYKWNQWLFLKMLDKGIAYRKTQVVNWDPVDQTVLANEQVIDGRGWRTGALVEKREIPGYYLAITNYAQELLDHVQMGNDKATLTGWPDKVRLMQENWIGKSAGVRFAFTHDIKGADGNLIQDGKMYVFTTRADTIMGVTFCAVAPEHPLAQHAAAGKPELAAFIEECKKGGTTEAELAVKEKEGKPTGLFVTHPITGAQVEVWIGNYVLMSYGDGAVMGVPAHDERDFAFANKYSLPIKQVVAVEGQIAYDDKQWSDWYGDKERGVLINSGELNGLSYQDAVQAVAQILGDKGLGELKTTWRLRDWGVSRQRYWGTPIPIIHCEDCGAQPVPEKDLPVVLPQDLVPDGSGNPLIKSEAFHAGVVCPCCGKPARRETDTMDTFVDSSWYFMRYCDAKNSEQMVGDGADYWMPMDQYIGGVEHAILHLLYARFWTKVMRDLGLLKIDEPFTKLLTQGMVLNHIYSRRTAKGAKEYFWPKDVEHVFDDTGKIIAAKLKVEVDSADGLLPVGTTIDYEGVGTMSKSKNNGIDPQELIEKYGADTARLYTMFTAPPELTLEWNDAAVEGSYRFLRRVYNFGAKLSAMDMAAAISSAAGAKSLDDVEFGKAAKALRLEIHTVLKQVEYDYSRMQYNTVVSGAMKMINALEDFKALDDAGAKVALIEGFGILLRVLYPATPHLSHVLWSELGYAGKLGELLDAAWPEVDAKALVQDEIQLMLQVNGKLRGAILVPAAADKAAIEAAALANEDYLKFVNGATPKKVIIVPGRLVNVVI, via the coding sequence ATGCAAGAAAAGTACAACCACATTGAGGTCGAGCGCGCAGCGCAGGGCCACTGGACCGCCAACGACGCCTACCGCGTCACCGAAGACAACAGCAAGCCAAAGTACTACGCCTGCTCCATGCTGCCCTACCCCAGCGGCAAGCTGCACATGGGCCACGTGCGCAACTACACCATCAACGACATGCTCGCGCGCCAGCTGCGCATGAAGGGCTTCAACGTCTTGATGCCCATGGGCTGGGACGCCTTCGGTCTGCCCGCGGAAAACGCGGCGCTCAAGAACAAGGTGCCGCCTGCCCAGTGGACGTACGACAACATTGCGTACATGAAAAAGCAGATGCAGGCCATGGGCCTGGCCATCGACTGGAGCCGCGAAGTCGCCACCTGCGACCCCGAGTACTACAAGTGGAACCAGTGGCTGTTCCTGAAGATGCTGGACAAGGGCATTGCCTACCGCAAGACCCAGGTGGTGAACTGGGACCCGGTGGACCAGACCGTGCTGGCCAACGAGCAGGTGATCGACGGCCGTGGCTGGCGCACCGGCGCGCTGGTGGAAAAGCGCGAGATCCCCGGTTACTACCTGGCGATCACCAACTATGCGCAAGAGCTGCTCGACCATGTGCAGATGGGCAACGACAAGGCCACGCTGACCGGCTGGCCCGACAAGGTGCGCCTGATGCAGGAAAACTGGATCGGCAAGAGCGCCGGCGTGCGCTTTGCGTTCACGCACGACATCAAGGGTGCTGACGGCAACTTGATTCAAGACGGCAAGATGTATGTTTTCACCACCCGTGCCGACACCATCATGGGCGTGACCTTCTGCGCCGTGGCGCCCGAGCATCCGCTGGCCCAGCACGCTGCGGCAGGCAAGCCCGAGCTGGCTGCTTTCATCGAGGAATGCAAAAAAGGCGGAACGACGGAGGCTGAACTGGCCGTCAAGGAAAAAGAAGGCAAGCCTACGGGCCTGTTCGTCACCCACCCCATCACCGGCGCGCAAGTCGAGGTGTGGATCGGCAACTATGTGCTGATGAGCTATGGCGACGGCGCCGTGATGGGCGTGCCCGCCCACGACGAACGCGACTTTGCCTTTGCCAACAAGTACAGCCTGCCCATCAAGCAAGTGGTGGCTGTCGAAGGCCAGATCGCTTATGACGACAAGCAGTGGAGCGACTGGTATGGCGACAAGGAACGCGGTGTACTGATCAACTCCGGCGAGCTCAACGGTCTGAGCTATCAGGATGCCGTGCAGGCCGTGGCCCAAATTCTGGGCGACAAGGGTCTGGGCGAGCTCAAGACCACCTGGCGCCTGCGCGACTGGGGCGTGAGCCGTCAGCGCTACTGGGGCACGCCCATCCCCATCATCCACTGCGAAGACTGCGGTGCCCAGCCCGTGCCCGAGAAGGACCTGCCGGTCGTGCTGCCGCAGGATCTGGTGCCGGACGGCTCCGGCAATCCGCTGATCAAGAGCGAAGCTTTCCACGCCGGCGTGGTCTGCCCCTGCTGCGGCAAGCCAGCGCGTCGCGAAACCGACACCATGGACACCTTCGTGGATTCGTCCTGGTACTTCATGCGCTATTGCGACGCCAAGAACAGCGAGCAAATGGTGGGTGACGGCGCCGACTACTGGATGCCGATGGATCAATACATCGGCGGTGTGGAGCATGCCATCTTGCACCTGCTGTACGCACGTTTCTGGACCAAGGTGATGCGCGATCTGGGCCTGCTCAAGATCGACGAGCCTTTCACCAAGCTGCTGACCCAGGGCATGGTGCTCAACCACATCTACAGCCGTCGCACGGCCAAGGGCGCCAAGGAGTATTTCTGGCCCAAGGATGTGGAGCATGTGTTTGACGACACCGGCAAGATCATTGCTGCCAAGCTCAAGGTGGAAGTGGACAGCGCCGACGGCCTGCTGCCCGTGGGCACGACCATAGACTACGAGGGCGTGGGCACCATGTCCAAGTCCAAGAACAACGGTATCGATCCGCAGGAGCTGATCGAGAAGTACGGCGCCGATACCGCCCGCCTGTACACCATGTTCACCGCGCCGCCTGAGCTGACGCTGGAGTGGAACGACGCCGCCGTGGAAGGCAGCTACCGTTTCCTGCGCCGCGTTTACAACTTCGGCGCCAAGCTGTCGGCCATGGACATGGCGGCTGCCATCTCCAGCGCAGCCGGTGCCAAGTCGCTGGACGATGTGGAATTCGGCAAGGCGGCCAAGGCCTTGCGCCTGGAAATCCACACCGTGCTCAAGCAGGTGGAGTACGACTACTCGCGCATGCAGTACAACACCGTGGTCTCCGGCGCCATGAAGATGATCAACGCGCTGGAAGACTTCAAGGCCCTGGACGATGCCGGTGCCAAGGTGGCGCTGATCGAAGGCTTTGGCATTTTGCTGCGCGTGCTCTACCCCGCAACCCCCCACCTGTCCCATGTGTTGTGGAGCGAGCTCGGCTATGCCGGCAAGCTGGGCGAGCTGCTGGATGCCGCCTGGCCCGAGGTGGATGCCAAGGCGCTGGTGCAGGACGAGATTCAGCTGATGCTGCAGGTCAACGGCAAGCTGCGCGGAGCCATTCTGGTGCCCGCCGCCGCCGACAAGGCCGCCATCGAAGCTGCTGCGCTGGCCAATGAGGACTATCTGAAGTTCGTCAACGGCGCCACACCGAAGAAGGTCATCATCGTTCCCGGCCGTCTGGTGAACGTGGTGATCTGA
- a CDS encoding mechanosensitive ion channel domain-containing protein — MQTGAALCLLALAALVAGWLSQWLVPRAFHHMRETLNTDWAQVFLHDKVLRRLAKVIPSLIVQFGIHGVPFMQASWTNVITNLAGSFTIYHLARALCNLLNAMNEAHERKEARKATPTHSIKSYVQLGKLLICSFAGVLIVATLLNRSPLLLLSGLGAMSAVLMLVFKDTILSFVAGVQLGSNDMLRVGDWIEMPQVGADGFVTDIALNTVKVQNFDKTITTIPTWRLMTDSFKNWRGMFESGGRRIQRSLSIDAHSIHLLSKEERHTISSIALLRDYWSEKTGLRAVDDAQPGTITAQSGHLIAPDQVSNLAAFKAYAYAYLLAHPRIHQGPGMFLLARTLEPSPQGVPLQLYCYTNTTIWVEYEAVQGEIFDHLIAMLPQFGLKLYQRSSDYGMHYSMPTP, encoded by the coding sequence ATGCAAACCGGCGCAGCTCTGTGCCTGCTGGCCCTGGCGGCCCTGGTCGCAGGCTGGTTGTCGCAGTGGCTGGTGCCGCGTGCGTTTCACCATATGCGCGAAACGCTCAACACCGACTGGGCCCAGGTGTTTCTGCACGACAAGGTGCTGCGCCGCCTGGCCAAGGTGATTCCCTCGCTGATCGTGCAGTTCGGCATACACGGCGTGCCTTTTATGCAGGCCAGTTGGACGAATGTCATCACCAATCTGGCCGGCAGCTTCACCATCTACCACCTGGCCCGGGCGCTGTGCAATCTGCTCAACGCCATGAACGAGGCCCATGAGCGCAAGGAGGCGCGCAAGGCCACGCCCACCCATTCCATCAAAAGCTATGTGCAGCTGGGCAAGCTGCTGATCTGCAGTTTTGCCGGCGTGCTCATCGTGGCCACCCTGCTCAACCGCTCGCCGCTGCTGCTGCTCTCGGGTTTGGGCGCCATGTCGGCGGTGCTGATGCTGGTGTTCAAGGACACCATCCTCTCCTTTGTCGCCGGCGTGCAACTGGGCAGCAACGACATGCTGCGCGTGGGCGACTGGATAGAAATGCCCCAGGTGGGCGCCGACGGTTTTGTGACCGATATCGCCCTCAACACGGTCAAGGTGCAGAACTTCGACAAAACCATCACCACCATTCCCACCTGGCGGCTGATGACGGACAGCTTCAAGAACTGGCGCGGCATGTTCGAATCGGGCGGGCGCCGCATTCAGCGCTCGCTGTCCATAGACGCCCACAGCATTCATCTGCTATCCAAAGAGGAGCGGCATACGATTTCCAGCATTGCGCTGCTGCGTGATTATTGGAGTGAAAAGACCGGCTTGCGCGCCGTGGACGATGCCCAGCCCGGCACCATCACCGCCCAAAGCGGCCATTTGATCGCCCCCGATCAGGTCAGCAATCTGGCCGCTTTCAAGGCCTATGCCTACGCCTATCTGCTGGCTCACCCGCGCATCCACCAGGGGCCGGGCATGTTTCTGCTGGCCCGCACGCTGGAACCCTCGCCCCAGGGCGTGCCGCTGCAGCTGTATTGCTATACCAACACCACCATCTGGGTGGAGTACGAAGCCGTGCAGGGCGAAATCTTCGACCACCTGATCGCCATGCTGCCGCAGTTCGGCCTCAAGCTCTACCAGCGCTCGTCGGACTACGGCATGCACTATTCCATGCCCACCCCCTGA
- a CDS encoding DJ-1/PfpI family protein, translated as MAGKKILMICGDYCEDYETMVPFQALLAVGHTVHAVCPDKKAGDQIKTAIHDFEGAQTYSEKPGHNFTLNATFAEVKVADYDALVIPGGRGPEYLRGYESVRAAVRHFFDTNKPVAAVCHGAQLLAGAGVLKGRTCSAYPACRAEVELAGGTYADIPVDQAHTEGNLVSAPAWPAHPAWIAQFLTLLGTKISH; from the coding sequence ATGGCAGGCAAGAAGATTTTGATGATTTGCGGCGACTACTGCGAGGACTACGAGACCATGGTGCCGTTCCAGGCACTGCTGGCCGTGGGCCACACGGTGCACGCCGTCTGCCCCGACAAAAAAGCCGGCGACCAGATCAAGACCGCGATTCACGACTTTGAAGGCGCCCAGACCTATAGCGAAAAGCCCGGCCACAACTTCACGCTCAACGCCACGTTTGCCGAGGTGAAAGTTGCCGATTACGACGCTCTGGTGATTCCCGGCGGCCGCGGCCCCGAATATCTGCGCGGCTATGAAAGCGTGCGTGCTGCCGTGCGCCATTTCTTCGACACCAACAAGCCCGTGGCCGCCGTCTGCCATGGTGCACAACTGCTGGCCGGCGCCGGCGTGCTCAAAGGCCGCACCTGCTCCGCCTACCCGGCCTGCCGCGCCGAGGTGGAACTGGCCGGCGGAACCTATGCCGACATCCCCGTCGATCAGGCCCATACCGAAGGCAATCTGGTCAGCGCCCCCGCCTGGCCGGCACACCCGGCATGGATTGCGCAGTTCCTGACCCTGCTGGGCACCAAGATTTCTCATTAA
- a CDS encoding ribbon-helix-helix domain-containing protein, whose translation MCQVFISADPQLWAHRARSIRLHGAATSIRLENLFWQVLDDIAARDGYSVPQLCTRLYDELIAERGAVENFSSFLRVCCTRYLALQLSGEIPQDVRIPIRSLAAQTPAEAAAALRH comes from the coding sequence ATGTGCCAGGTCTTTATCAGCGCCGACCCGCAACTGTGGGCCCACCGTGCCCGCTCCATCCGCCTGCACGGGGCGGCGACCAGCATCCGCCTGGAGAATCTGTTCTGGCAGGTGCTGGACGATATTGCGGCCCGTGACGGCTATAGCGTGCCCCAGCTCTGCACCCGGCTCTACGACGAGCTGATTGCCGAGCGCGGCGCGGTGGAGAATTTCAGCTCGTTCCTGCGCGTGTGCTGCACCCGCTATCTGGCGCTGCAGCTCTCGGGCGAGATTCCGCAGGATGTGCGGATTCCGATTCGCTCGCTCGCCGCGCAGACGCCGGCAGAGGCTGCAGCGGCTCTGCGGCATTGA
- the trxA gene encoding thioredoxin yields MIDVTIENFEAEVVAASTQVPVLVDFWAPWCGPCKTLGPVLEKLETDYEGRFTLAKIDSDQEQQLAGMFGIRSIPTCVLMIDGKPVDGFMGAQTEGQLRAFLDKHLPSAGELAAEAETDEAHALLESGDTAAALQKLADALASDPGNDDARFDYVRLLIATGGFEEARALLAEPIKRIPQPLRFEALNQWLQALEFAMSGDNADIARYDAAIAANKRDFDARFDRARGLLAHSQWTLAMDELLEIIMRDKEWNAQAARKLFVAILELLTPPKPKKQDAVPGKTAGGIELVGKNSAEQDEATAMVNSYRRRLSMALN; encoded by the coding sequence ATGATTGACGTCACCATAGAGAATTTTGAAGCCGAAGTTGTTGCCGCCTCCACGCAAGTGCCGGTGCTGGTGGACTTCTGGGCGCCCTGGTGCGGCCCTTGCAAGACGCTGGGCCCGGTGCTGGAGAAGCTGGAGACGGATTACGAAGGCCGCTTCACGCTGGCCAAGATCGACTCCGACCAGGAGCAGCAACTGGCCGGCATGTTCGGCATCCGTTCCATTCCCACCTGCGTGCTGATGATCGACGGCAAGCCCGTGGACGGTTTCATGGGCGCCCAGACCGAAGGCCAGCTGCGCGCGTTTCTGGACAAGCACCTGCCCTCGGCAGGCGAGCTGGCGGCCGAGGCCGAAACCGACGAAGCCCATGCCCTGCTGGAGTCTGGCGACACCGCTGCCGCACTGCAAAAGCTGGCCGATGCCCTGGCCAGCGACCCCGGCAACGACGATGCCCGTTTTGACTATGTGCGCCTGCTGATTGCTACCGGAGGCTTTGAAGAAGCCCGCGCTCTGCTGGCCGAGCCCATCAAGCGCATTCCTCAGCCGCTGCGCTTTGAAGCCCTCAACCAGTGGCTGCAGGCCTTGGAATTTGCCATGAGCGGCGACAACGCCGACATCGCCCGCTATGACGCGGCGATTGCCGCCAACAAACGCGATTTCGACGCCCGCTTCGACCGCGCCCGCGGCCTGCTGGCGCACAGCCAGTGGACGCTGGCCATGGACGAGCTGCTGGAAATCATCATGCGCGACAAGGAGTGGAACGCTCAGGCCGCTCGCAAGCTGTTTGTGGCCATTCTCGAGCTGCTGACGCCGCCCAAGCCCAAAAAGCAGGATGCCGTGCCCGGCAAGACGGCAGGCGGCATCGAGCTGGTGGGCAAGAACAGCGCCGAGCAGGACGAAGCAACAGCCATGGTCAACAGCTACCGCCGCCGCCTGAGCATGGCTTTGAACTGA
- a CDS encoding ABC transporter ATP-binding protein — protein MSQLVFEYPGHRALDGVSLKIDAGSVTALVGPNGAGKSTLMRCIAGLDQPLSGQIRVKGLSVQEQPREVHRHLGYLSDFYGLYDRLSVARCLQYSALSMGVAEDQVAARVQQVAAQLGLADLLQRYPTELSRGQRQRVAIAQAIVHQPSVLLLDEPASGLDPDARSQLSQLFRHLQAQGMTLVVSSHILSELDEYCSHILSIRSGRIESHEALQAGPALSATEQAAEPSVLYALEIAAPLQTAGFEASLRQALQGLTLQDFDASGSRPIQLWLPASPAARASWLAGLVQAGIPVAALAPVRERLQDRYARNAQAAQNQEQP, from the coding sequence GTGTCACAACTGGTGTTTGAGTACCCGGGCCATCGCGCGCTAGACGGGGTCAGTCTGAAGATAGACGCAGGCAGCGTGACGGCGCTGGTCGGCCCCAATGGGGCGGGCAAGTCCACGCTGATGCGCTGCATTGCGGGGCTGGATCAGCCGCTGTCGGGTCAGATCCGCGTCAAAGGCCTGTCGGTGCAGGAGCAGCCGCGCGAGGTGCACCGGCATCTGGGCTATCTGTCCGACTTCTACGGCCTGTACGACCGGCTCAGCGTGGCCCGCTGCCTGCAGTACTCGGCCCTGTCCATGGGTGTGGCCGAAGATCAGGTCGCGGCCCGCGTGCAGCAGGTGGCAGCCCAGCTGGGGCTGGCGGACTTGCTGCAGCGCTATCCCACCGAGCTTTCGCGCGGCCAGCGCCAGCGGGTGGCAATTGCCCAGGCCATCGTGCACCAGCCCAGCGTGCTGCTGCTGGACGAGCCGGCCAGCGGCCTGGACCCGGATGCCCGCAGCCAGCTCTCGCAGCTGTTTCGCCATTTGCAGGCCCAGGGCATGACACTGGTGGTCTCCAGCCACATCCTCAGCGAACTCGATGAGTACTGCAGCCACATCCTGAGCATTCGCAGCGGCCGCATTGAAAGCCATGAGGCATTGCAGGCCGGCCCCGCCCTCTCCGCGACGGAGCAAGCGGCAGAACCGTCCGTGCTGTATGCGCTGGAGATTGCAGCGCCGCTTCAGACCGCCGGCTTCGAGGCCTCGCTACGCCAGGCCCTGCAAGGTTTGACGCTACAGGACTTCGACGCCAGCGGCAGCCGCCCGATTCAGCTGTGGCTGCCCGCCTCGCCCGCCGCACGCGCCAGCTGGCTGGCCGGACTGGTTCAGGCCGGCATTCCTGTCGCCGCCCTGGCCCCGGTGCGCGAACGCCTGCAGGACCGCTATGCCCGCAACGCCCAAGCGGCACAGAACCAGGAGCAGCCATGA
- the purE gene encoding 5-(carboxyamino)imidazole ribonucleotide mutase, with protein sequence MNPIQVGVVMGSSSDWDTMQHAVAILQQFGIAFEAKVVSAHRMPDDMFRFAEAAADRGIKAIIAGAGGAAHLPGMIAAKTTVPVLGVPVASRHLQGVDSLHSIVQMPKGVPVATFAIGNAGAANAALFAVALLANEDAALRAKLEAFRVEQTEAARNMTLPVNE encoded by the coding sequence ATGAACCCCATCCAAGTTGGCGTGGTCATGGGTTCCAGCAGCGACTGGGACACCATGCAGCACGCAGTTGCCATCCTCCAGCAATTCGGTATCGCCTTCGAGGCCAAGGTCGTTTCGGCCCACCGCATGCCGGACGACATGTTCCGCTTTGCCGAAGCTGCTGCCGATCGCGGCATCAAGGCCATCATCGCCGGGGCCGGCGGCGCCGCCCACCTGCCCGGCATGATTGCCGCCAAGACCACCGTACCCGTGCTGGGTGTGCCCGTGGCCAGCCGCCATCTGCAAGGCGTGGATTCGCTGCACTCCATCGTGCAAATGCCCAAGGGCGTGCCCGTGGCCACCTTTGCCATCGGCAATGCCGGTGCCGCCAATGCTGCACTGTTTGCCGTGGCCCTGCTGGCCAATGAAGATGCTGCGCTGCGCGCCAAGCTTGAAGCCTTCCGCGTCGAGCAGACCGAAGCCGCCCGCAATATGACGCTGCCGGTGAACGAATGA
- a CDS encoding 5-(carboxyamino)imidazole ribonucleotide synthase produces the protein MNDKQVILPGATLGVLGGGQLGRMFAHSAQAMGYFTAVLDKDETSPAGLVSHQHIRTGYEDPQGLAELASVCAAVTTEFENVPAAALNQLAASLPVSPAGSAVAIAQDRAAEKAHFVKCGVPCAPYAVIETPEQLTAVNDALLPGILKTSRMGYDGKGQIRVKTRAELIAGWDELGRVACVLEKMLPLAHECSVIVARGRDGTIVNLPVQRNLHRDGILAVTEVYEGNLPATQVEQAITAAKSVAIGLDYVGVLCVEFFVLDNEQLVVNEIAPRPHNSGHYSQNALDVSQFELQVRCMTNLPLVQPRQHSATIMLNLLGDLWFKDGGDAPVAPAWDQILALPGCHLHLYGKVDAKRARKMGHLNITAATPEQVRATALKAAEILGIPAF, from the coding sequence ATGAACGACAAACAAGTCATTCTTCCCGGCGCCACGCTGGGCGTGCTGGGCGGCGGCCAGCTGGGCCGCATGTTTGCCCACTCCGCACAAGCCATGGGCTACTTCACGGCCGTGCTGGACAAGGACGAAACCAGCCCCGCAGGTCTGGTGAGCCACCAGCACATACGCACCGGCTATGAAGACCCGCAAGGCCTGGCCGAACTGGCCAGTGTCTGCGCTGCCGTGACCACCGAATTCGAGAACGTGCCTGCCGCTGCGCTCAACCAGCTCGCGGCCAGTCTGCCCGTCTCGCCTGCCGGCTCCGCCGTGGCCATTGCCCAGGACCGTGCGGCCGAAAAAGCCCATTTTGTGAAGTGCGGCGTGCCCTGCGCGCCTTACGCCGTGATCGAGACCCCCGAGCAGCTGACCGCCGTCAATGACGCGCTGCTGCCCGGCATCCTGAAAACCTCCCGCATGGGCTATGACGGCAAGGGCCAGATCCGCGTCAAGACCCGCGCCGAGCTGATTGCCGGATGGGACGAGCTGGGCCGCGTGGCCTGCGTGCTGGAGAAAATGCTGCCGCTGGCCCACGAATGCTCGGTCATCGTGGCCCGTGGCCGTGACGGCACCATCGTCAACCTGCCCGTGCAGCGCAATCTGCACCGCGACGGCATTCTGGCCGTGACCGAGGTTTACGAAGGAAACCTGCCTGCAACGCAAGTGGAACAAGCGATTACGGCTGCGAAATCCGTAGCAATCGGCCTGGACTACGTCGGCGTGCTGTGTGTGGAATTCTTTGTGCTGGACAACGAGCAGCTGGTGGTCAACGAAATTGCCCCACGCCCGCACAACAGCGGCCACTACAGCCAGAACGCGCTGGACGTGTCGCAGTTTGAGCTGCAAGTGCGCTGCATGACCAATCTGCCCCTGGTGCAGCCGCGCCAGCACAGCGCCACCATCATGCTCAACCTGCTGGGCGACCTGTGGTTCAAGGACGGCGGCGATGCGCCCGTGGCTCCGGCCTGGGATCAGATCCTGGCCCTTCCCGGCTGCCATCTGCATTTGTACGGCAAGGTCGATGCCAAGCGTGCCCGCAAGATGGGTCACCTGAACATCACCGCCGCCACACCCGAGCAGGTGCGCGCCACCGCGCTGAAGGCCGCCGAAATCCTCGGCATTCCCGCGTTTTAA